The Coregonus clupeaformis isolate EN_2021a chromosome 8, ASM2061545v1, whole genome shotgun sequence genome has a segment encoding these proteins:
- the LOC121571991 gene encoding ATPase family AAA domain-containing protein 2 isoform X1, which produces MVIIRRISEADQSTLQFSQPDADFPSLQTSPRKSARLTNGYVGQNDRHIIPLEELNGKTPENGRPVRKITRKSPRFQVNGASEVDQTEGSPRPEGSQGVVRRSTRTTRYQQSMIYDRLITNTAEAVLHKIDDMKKMCHHMKNSKQARIYLKSQRKKTTDRPTVKAVSKQETEEYSDDDGEEDDEGDGDVEDDDDEDDDDDNSKRYEPRQKKAVVRYQAPLDESRKQAPMFFDRQASSTRGSYRISASVPRSAHTTSRRSGRIVSIGRRKHAWHTHKASSSDEEDSSDEEDTEQEAKNRCLPLNLRKEDIWGIHKDRMKIGASLADVDPMAIDQSVRFDTVGGLTSHISALKEMVVFPLLYPEVFEKFKIQPPRGCLFYGPPGTGKTLVARALANECSQGERKVAFFMRKGADCLSKWVGESERQLRLLFDQAYQMRPAIIFFDEIDGLAPVRSSRQDQIHSSIVSTLLALMDGLDSRGEVVVIGATNRLDSIDPALRRPGRFDREFLFGLPDRESRKDILKIHTRQWNPTPSYPFLEELADKCVGYCGADIKAVCAEAALCALRRRYPQIYGTSQKLLLDVGSININSRDFVAAMRKMVPASQRAVSSPAKALTPVVTPLLGPALTNVLDALQKLFPHAEQGLKRKRDTDLTASILEDDLMYSGDEGPSSNNSITKQTTTKGSFLHFARSAICHPTTYRPRLLLAGRPGAGQSSHLAPAVLHALEKFTVYTLDMAVLFGVSCTSPEEACAQVFCEAKRTSPSILYIPHIQQWWDTVGSALKATFLSLLQDIPSFSPIMLLATSNVAHHDLTDEIQTLFRLEYGEVHSIQIPTQQERRKFFENLILSQATKAPASKKKALMHAMEVLPLAPPPPPRQMSERERLRLEEQEEDTLRELRLFLRNVTERLSQDKRFKAFTKPVDIEEVPDYIKVIRHPMDLSTVLSKVDLHKYVTVREFVNDVDLIWKNALEYNPDSDPSDRQIRHRACALKDTTHAIISDELDEDFNRICEKIRESRNKRGCTSSKFAPSYYQTLPREEGVAESKRPGGNTGKDASTPFAANTPRPAPRTLARKKKPPKTRRKSKWSSGIIKKNKKKPTSSFSSNKEITNSGEEEEDESDGIEEGEEKQAKPLETILENGCGDSPMECTSEKTTKPADDVEEACVTEQPTTTPIPNGDWQQQAPDPTDDSHQPGLTQVQSGIQAGPVVAVNGDHHQPASPPVERDQSPVNNTPTKEVDQGEKHTTKTKEPERLEDDWDIERRVTRATRTLVQQLIDVDKALEILTQKTPQLVVDHDKLKELLKRVVSKTEGYEVHQLEKLYAMLCQSIYRHRKNFDKTELLQEMKREINNFS; this is translated from the exons ATGGTGATAATACGGAGAATATCGGAAGCAGACCAATCAACACTTCAGTTTTCACAACCAGATGCCGACTTTCCATCCCTGCAGACTTCACCGAGAAAGTCCGCACGCTTGACTAAC GGATATGTTGGTCAGAATGATCGGCATATTATCCCGTTGGAAGAGCTAAATGGGAAAACACCAGAGAATGGGAGACCTGTCAGAAAGATAACAAG GAAATCGCCCAGGTTTCAGGTCAATGGGGCCAGTGAAGTTGACCAAACTG AGGGGTCCCCTAGACCAGAAGGATCCCAGGGGGTTGTGCGACGCAGCACCAGAACCACCAGATACCAACAGTCCATGATTTACGACCGCCTCATCACTAA CACTGCTGAGGCAGTCCTCCACAAGATTGATGACATGAAGAAGATGTGCCACCACATGAAAAACTCCAAACAAGCA AGGATCTATTTAAAATCCCAGCGAAAGAAGACTACTGATCGTCCAACCGTAAAAGCAGTTTCCAAACAAGAAACGGAAG AGTACTCTGATGacgatggagaggaggatgatgagggcGACGGAGATGTGGAGGACGATGATGATGAAGACGACGATGACGATAACAGCAAGCGCTATGAACCTCGACAGAAAAAAGCAGTGGTTCGCTACCAGGCCCCCCTGGATG AATCCAGGAAGCAGGCGCCCATGTTTTTTGACCGCCAGGCATCTTCCACTAGAGGGAGCTACCGCATCAGTGCCTCAGTACCCAGGAGTGCCCACACCACCAGTCGAAGGAGTGGCAG GATTGTGTCCATAGGCAG GAGAAAGCATGCTTGGCACACCCACAAAGCCAGCTCCTCTGATGAGGAAGACTCCTCTGATGAGGAAGACACAGAGCAAGAAGCCAAGAACAG GTGTCTGCCTCTGAATTTGCGCAAAGAGGACATTTGGGGAATCCATAAGGACAGAATGAAGATCGGTGCGAGTCTTGCGGATGTCGACCCCATGGCGATTGACCAGTCG GTACGCTTTGACACCGTTGGCGGTCTGACAAGCCACATTTCCGCCCTGAAGGAGATGGTAGTCTTCCCTCTGCTCTACCCAGAGGTGTTTGAGAAGTTCAAGATCCAGCCTCCAAG GGGCTGCCTGTTCTACGGTCCCCCGGGTACGGGAAAGACCCTGGTGGCCAGAGCGCTGGCCAACGAGTGCAGCCAGGGGGAGAGGAAGGTGGCCTTCTTCATGAGGAAGGGGGCCGACTGCTTGAGCAAGTGGGTGGGCGAGTCGGAACGCCAGCTCAGGCTCCTCTTTGACCAG GCTTACCAGATGCGGCCAGCCATTATCTTCTTTGACGAAATCGATGGGTTGGCTCCGGTTCGCTCCAGTCGCCAAGACCAGATCCACAG TTCCATCGTGTCCACCCTGCTGGCCCTGATGGATGGCCTGGATAGCCGAGGAGAGGTGGTGGTGATCGGAGCCACCAACCGACTTGACTCCATCGACCCCGCCCTCAGACGCCCCGGACGCTTCGACAGGGAGTTCCTCTTTGGCCTCCCTGATCGCGAG TCCCGGAAAGATATCCTAAAGATTCACACCAGACAGTGGAATCCTACACCGTCCTATCCTTTTCTGGAAGAGTTGGCTGATAAATGTGTCG GCTACTGCGGCGCTGACATCAAGGCGGTGTGCGCCGAGGCGGCCCTGTGCGCGCTGCGCCGCCGCTACCCCCAGATCTACGGCACGTCCCAGAAGCTCCTGCTGGACGTGGGCTCCATCAACATCAACAGCCGGGATTTTGTGGCCGCCATGAGGAAGATGGTGCCAGCCTCCCAGAGGGCTGTGTCGTCCCCTGCCAAGGCCCTGACCCCTGTGGTCACGCCCCTGCTGGGCCCCGCCCTCACCAACGTGCTGGACGCACTGCAGAAGCTCTTCCCCCACGCCGAACAGGGCCTCAAGAGGAAGAGGGATACAG ATCTGACAGCCAGCATTCTGGAGGATGacctcatgtacagtggggatgAGGGCCCCTCGTCCAATAATTCCATCACCAAACAGACCACCACCAAAGGGAGCTTCCTCCATTTTGCCAG GAGTGCGATCTGCCACCCCACCACCTACCGGCCCAGGCTGCTGCTGGCTGGGCGTCCCGGGGCGGGTCAGAGCTCCCACCTGGCCCCTGCCGTGCTCCACGCCCTGGAGAAGTTCACTGTCTACACCCTGGACATGGCCGTGCTGTTTGGAGTCAGCTGCACCTCCCCCGAGGAGGCCTGTGCTCAG GTGTTCTGCGAGGCCAAGCGGACCTCCCCCAGCATCCTGTACATCCCCCACATCCAGCAGTGGTGGGACACGGTGGGCTCGGCCCTCAAGGCCACCTTCCTCAGCCTGCTGCAGGAcatcccctccttctcccccatcATGCTGCTGGCCACCAGCAACGTGGCTCACCACGACCTGACCGACGAG ATCCAGACTCTGTTCCGGTTGGAGTACGGAGAGGTGCACTCTATCCAAATTCCCACCCAGCAGGAGAGAAGGAAGTTCTTTGAGAATCTCATCCTTAGCCAGGCTACCAAGGCACCCGCCTCCAAGAAGAAAGCCT TAATGCATGCCATGGAGGTGCTCCCCCTTgcaccccctcctccgcccaggcaGATGAGTGAGAGGGAGCGTCTGCGtctggaggagcaggaggaggacacACTCAGGGAGCTGAGGCTGTTCCTGCGCAACGTCACCGAGCGCCTCTCCCAGGACAAGCGCTTCAAGGCCTTCACTAAGCCTGTGGACATCGAAGAG GTTCCTGACTATATTAAGGTGATCAGGCATCCCATGGACCTCTCCACTGTACTGTCCAAGGTCGACCTCCACAAGTACGTGACCGTCAGGGAGTTTGTCAACGACGTGGACCTGATCTGGAAGAACGCCCTGGAGTACAACCCTGACAGCGACCCATCTG ATCGTCAGATTCGTCACCGGGCTTGTGCCCTGAAGGACACGACCCACGCCATCATCAGCGACGAACTGGACGAGGACTTTAACAGGATCTGCGAGAAGATCAGAGAGTCACGCAACAAGAGAg GGTGCACGTCATCAAAGTTCGCCCCCTCCTACTACCAGACCTTGCCCAGAGAGGAAGGAGTTGCTGAGTCCAAGAGGCCAGGCGGTAACACTGGCAAAGACGCCAGCACCCCGTTCGCTGCCAACACCCCACGGCCTGCAC CTCGTACTCTAGCCCGTAAGAAGAAACCGCCCAAAACACGACGCAAAAGCAAATGGAGCTCCGGCATCATAAAGAAGAATAAAAAGAAACCTACGTCTTCCTTTTCTTCCAACAAGGAGATCACAAACTcaggggaggaagaagaggatgaaAGTGATGGCATAGAGGAGGGCGAAGAAAAACAAGCTAAGCCTTTGGAGACTATTCTAGAGAATGGCTGTGGAGACTCCCCTATGGAGTGTACCTCAGAGAAGACCACTAAGCCTGCCGATGATGTGGAAGAGGCCTGTGTTACAGAGCAGCCCACCACCACTCCCATCCCCAATGGAGACTGGCAACAGCAAGCTCCAGACCCCACAGACGACTCACACCAGCCAGGCCTCACACAGGTCCAATCTGGGATCCAAGCCGGTCCGGTGGTGGCAGTCAATGGAGACCACCACCAGCCTGCCAGCCCTCCAGTGGAACGTGACCAAAGTCCAGTCAACAACACCCCTACAAAGGAGGTAGATCAGGGAGAGAAACACACCACAAAGACCAAAGAGCCTGAAAGGTTGGAGGATGACTGGGACATAG AGAGGCGTGTGACCCGTGCCACCAGGACTCTGGTGCAGCAGTTGATTGACGTGGACAAGGCCCTGGAGATCCTGACCCAGAAAACCCCTCAGCTGGTCGTGGACCACGACAAACTCAAG GAATTGCTCAAAAGAGTTGTGTCCAAGACTGAGGGCTATGAGGTGCATCAGCTGGAGAAGCTGTATGCTATGTTGTGTCAGAGCATCTACAGACACCGCAAGAACTTTGATAAGACAGAGCTCTTACAG GAAATGAAGAGAGAAATCAACAACTTTTCCTAA
- the LOC121571991 gene encoding ATPase family AAA domain-containing protein 2 isoform X3, with protein sequence MVIIRRISEADQSTLQFSQPDADFPSLQTSPRKSARLTNGYVGQNDRHIIPLEELNGKTPENGRPVRKITRKSPRFQVNGASEVDQTEGSPRPEGSQGVVRRSTRTTRYQQSMIYDRLITNTAEAVLHKIDDMKKMCHHMKNSKQARIYLKSQRKKTTDRPTVKAVSKQETEEYSDDDGEEDDEGDGDVEDDDDEDDDDDNSKRYEPRQKKAVVRYQAPLDESRKQAPMFFDRQASSTRGSYRISASVPRSAHTTSRRSGRIVSIGRRKHAWHTHKASSSDEEDSSDEEDTEQEAKNRCLPLNLRKEDIWGIHKDRMKIGASLADVDPMAIDQSVRFDTVGGLTSHISALKEMVVFPLLYPEVFEKFKIQPPRGCLFYGPPGTGKTLVARALANECSQGERKVAFFMRKGADCLSKWVGESERQLRLLFDQAYQMRPAIIFFDEIDGLAPVRSSRQDQIHSSIVSTLLALMDGLDSRGEVVVIGATNRLDSIDPALRRPGRFDREFLFGLPDRESRKDILKIHTRQWNPTPSYPFLEELADKCVGYCGADIKAVCAEAALCALRRRYPQIYGTSQKLLLDVGSININSRDFVAAMRKMVPASQRAVSSPAKALTPVVTPLLGPALTNVLDALQKLFPHAEQGLKRKRDTDLTASILEDDLMYSGDEGPSSNNSITKQTTTKGSFLHFARSAICHPTTYRPRLLLAGRPGAGQSSHLAPAVLHALEKFTVYTLDMAVLFGVSCTSPEEACAQVFCEAKRTSPSILYIPHIQQWWDTVGSALKATFLSLLQDIPSFSPIMLLATSNVAHHDLTDEIQTLFRLEYGEVHSIQIPTQQERRKFFENLILSQATKAPASKKKALMHAMEVLPLAPPPPPRQMSERERLRLEEQEEDTLRELRLFLRNVTERLSQDKRFKAFTKPVDIEEVPDYIKVIRHPMDLSTVLSKVDLHKYVTVREFVNDVDLIWKNALEYNPDSDPSDRQIRHRACALKDTTHAIISDELDEDFNRICEKIRESRNKRGCTSSKFAPSYYQTLPREEGVAESKRPGGNTGKDASTPFAANTPRPAQRRVTRATRTLVQQLIDVDKALEILTQKTPQLVVDHDKLKELLKRVVSKTEGYEVHQLEKLYAMLCQSIYRHRKNFDKTELLQEMKREINNFS encoded by the exons ATGGTGATAATACGGAGAATATCGGAAGCAGACCAATCAACACTTCAGTTTTCACAACCAGATGCCGACTTTCCATCCCTGCAGACTTCACCGAGAAAGTCCGCACGCTTGACTAAC GGATATGTTGGTCAGAATGATCGGCATATTATCCCGTTGGAAGAGCTAAATGGGAAAACACCAGAGAATGGGAGACCTGTCAGAAAGATAACAAG GAAATCGCCCAGGTTTCAGGTCAATGGGGCCAGTGAAGTTGACCAAACTG AGGGGTCCCCTAGACCAGAAGGATCCCAGGGGGTTGTGCGACGCAGCACCAGAACCACCAGATACCAACAGTCCATGATTTACGACCGCCTCATCACTAA CACTGCTGAGGCAGTCCTCCACAAGATTGATGACATGAAGAAGATGTGCCACCACATGAAAAACTCCAAACAAGCA AGGATCTATTTAAAATCCCAGCGAAAGAAGACTACTGATCGTCCAACCGTAAAAGCAGTTTCCAAACAAGAAACGGAAG AGTACTCTGATGacgatggagaggaggatgatgagggcGACGGAGATGTGGAGGACGATGATGATGAAGACGACGATGACGATAACAGCAAGCGCTATGAACCTCGACAGAAAAAAGCAGTGGTTCGCTACCAGGCCCCCCTGGATG AATCCAGGAAGCAGGCGCCCATGTTTTTTGACCGCCAGGCATCTTCCACTAGAGGGAGCTACCGCATCAGTGCCTCAGTACCCAGGAGTGCCCACACCACCAGTCGAAGGAGTGGCAG GATTGTGTCCATAGGCAG GAGAAAGCATGCTTGGCACACCCACAAAGCCAGCTCCTCTGATGAGGAAGACTCCTCTGATGAGGAAGACACAGAGCAAGAAGCCAAGAACAG GTGTCTGCCTCTGAATTTGCGCAAAGAGGACATTTGGGGAATCCATAAGGACAGAATGAAGATCGGTGCGAGTCTTGCGGATGTCGACCCCATGGCGATTGACCAGTCG GTACGCTTTGACACCGTTGGCGGTCTGACAAGCCACATTTCCGCCCTGAAGGAGATGGTAGTCTTCCCTCTGCTCTACCCAGAGGTGTTTGAGAAGTTCAAGATCCAGCCTCCAAG GGGCTGCCTGTTCTACGGTCCCCCGGGTACGGGAAAGACCCTGGTGGCCAGAGCGCTGGCCAACGAGTGCAGCCAGGGGGAGAGGAAGGTGGCCTTCTTCATGAGGAAGGGGGCCGACTGCTTGAGCAAGTGGGTGGGCGAGTCGGAACGCCAGCTCAGGCTCCTCTTTGACCAG GCTTACCAGATGCGGCCAGCCATTATCTTCTTTGACGAAATCGATGGGTTGGCTCCGGTTCGCTCCAGTCGCCAAGACCAGATCCACAG TTCCATCGTGTCCACCCTGCTGGCCCTGATGGATGGCCTGGATAGCCGAGGAGAGGTGGTGGTGATCGGAGCCACCAACCGACTTGACTCCATCGACCCCGCCCTCAGACGCCCCGGACGCTTCGACAGGGAGTTCCTCTTTGGCCTCCCTGATCGCGAG TCCCGGAAAGATATCCTAAAGATTCACACCAGACAGTGGAATCCTACACCGTCCTATCCTTTTCTGGAAGAGTTGGCTGATAAATGTGTCG GCTACTGCGGCGCTGACATCAAGGCGGTGTGCGCCGAGGCGGCCCTGTGCGCGCTGCGCCGCCGCTACCCCCAGATCTACGGCACGTCCCAGAAGCTCCTGCTGGACGTGGGCTCCATCAACATCAACAGCCGGGATTTTGTGGCCGCCATGAGGAAGATGGTGCCAGCCTCCCAGAGGGCTGTGTCGTCCCCTGCCAAGGCCCTGACCCCTGTGGTCACGCCCCTGCTGGGCCCCGCCCTCACCAACGTGCTGGACGCACTGCAGAAGCTCTTCCCCCACGCCGAACAGGGCCTCAAGAGGAAGAGGGATACAG ATCTGACAGCCAGCATTCTGGAGGATGacctcatgtacagtggggatgAGGGCCCCTCGTCCAATAATTCCATCACCAAACAGACCACCACCAAAGGGAGCTTCCTCCATTTTGCCAG GAGTGCGATCTGCCACCCCACCACCTACCGGCCCAGGCTGCTGCTGGCTGGGCGTCCCGGGGCGGGTCAGAGCTCCCACCTGGCCCCTGCCGTGCTCCACGCCCTGGAGAAGTTCACTGTCTACACCCTGGACATGGCCGTGCTGTTTGGAGTCAGCTGCACCTCCCCCGAGGAGGCCTGTGCTCAG GTGTTCTGCGAGGCCAAGCGGACCTCCCCCAGCATCCTGTACATCCCCCACATCCAGCAGTGGTGGGACACGGTGGGCTCGGCCCTCAAGGCCACCTTCCTCAGCCTGCTGCAGGAcatcccctccttctcccccatcATGCTGCTGGCCACCAGCAACGTGGCTCACCACGACCTGACCGACGAG ATCCAGACTCTGTTCCGGTTGGAGTACGGAGAGGTGCACTCTATCCAAATTCCCACCCAGCAGGAGAGAAGGAAGTTCTTTGAGAATCTCATCCTTAGCCAGGCTACCAAGGCACCCGCCTCCAAGAAGAAAGCCT TAATGCATGCCATGGAGGTGCTCCCCCTTgcaccccctcctccgcccaggcaGATGAGTGAGAGGGAGCGTCTGCGtctggaggagcaggaggaggacacACTCAGGGAGCTGAGGCTGTTCCTGCGCAACGTCACCGAGCGCCTCTCCCAGGACAAGCGCTTCAAGGCCTTCACTAAGCCTGTGGACATCGAAGAG GTTCCTGACTATATTAAGGTGATCAGGCATCCCATGGACCTCTCCACTGTACTGTCCAAGGTCGACCTCCACAAGTACGTGACCGTCAGGGAGTTTGTCAACGACGTGGACCTGATCTGGAAGAACGCCCTGGAGTACAACCCTGACAGCGACCCATCTG ATCGTCAGATTCGTCACCGGGCTTGTGCCCTGAAGGACACGACCCACGCCATCATCAGCGACGAACTGGACGAGGACTTTAACAGGATCTGCGAGAAGATCAGAGAGTCACGCAACAAGAGAg GGTGCACGTCATCAAAGTTCGCCCCCTCCTACTACCAGACCTTGCCCAGAGAGGAAGGAGTTGCTGAGTCCAAGAGGCCAGGCGGTAACACTGGCAAAGACGCCAGCACCCCGTTCGCTGCCAACACCCCACGGCCTGCAC AGAGGCGTGTGACCCGTGCCACCAGGACTCTGGTGCAGCAGTTGATTGACGTGGACAAGGCCCTGGAGATCCTGACCCAGAAAACCCCTCAGCTGGTCGTGGACCACGACAAACTCAAG GAATTGCTCAAAAGAGTTGTGTCCAAGACTGAGGGCTATGAGGTGCATCAGCTGGAGAAGCTGTATGCTATGTTGTGTCAGAGCATCTACAGACACCGCAAGAACTTTGATAAGACAGAGCTCTTACAG GAAATGAAGAGAGAAATCAACAACTTTTCCTAA